ACCCGCAAAATTTTCCGACTCCAATTTTAAGAAGAGATCCGTCCATGCGTTATGCACCCGAATCTGAATGCGTCGTATAGGCGTAGTCTCAAGCAGCCCATACCACGGATTTTGTAGCACGTTAAATGGACGATGTCGCGAGGAATGAAAAGCTGCTCGATCCATAGTTCACCATCCGCTCCTCCATCATTTTGTCAATGACAGCACAACTACTGCCCCAATGATACAGGTTGCTCCGATTACGCCGACCATCCCCATGTGAACATGAAGCCAAACTATCGACACTAATGCAGCGGATAGCGGCTCCGCGCACGAGAGTAAGCTCGCCTGGGCGGGAGAAATCAACCGCAAACTGTCCATGTAGAGATAGAATGCGAAGAAGGTGCCAAAAATCACCACAAACAGTGTGAGTAGGTCGACCTGGAGCGACATTAGACTTTCAAGATGAGCCCAAGGGTGATAATACACCGATGCCCCCATGCCTCCAATCAGCATGCCCCACCCCGTCACAACCGAAGCCCCATAGGTTTTTAACAACTGGCGAGGAAAGAGCGTATAAAAGGCCAGGGCTACAGCCGAACTTACCCCCCAAACGACGCCACTCCGTGACACCGTTAAGGACGTAAAGGTACCGTTCGTCACAAGGAGCGCCGTGCCCAGAATAGCCAATGCAGTCGCCGTCATCTGGGGGGCTGTCGGGATTTTCCAGGAACGCCAGCTCGTGTACACAATCAGCACAACAGGCCCCAGATACTGGAGGAGCGTCGCCGTAGCCGCATTGCCGTGCCGAATGGCCAAAAAGTACGTCAATTGAACCCCTAACATGCCCAACATCCCAAACACAATGAGATCTCTCCGGGCCGACGACTCACGCCAAATTTCCACGACGGGGCGCGCATTCCCCCGAATGAACTCCATCATTAAAAGCAGCCCTCCCGCAAGGATTAATCGTTCTGCCACCAGCGTTCCCGGGCGGACGTGGTATGACGCAAATAGGATTTGGGCCACCGTTCCGGACAAGCCCCAAAAGGATGCGCCGACCAATACCATCAGGCGACCAGTGGTCGCGGAAGGCTGGCGGGACGTTCTCCGGGCAAGTTTTGACACGGATGCCATCGGAGTGGGCAAGGACATATCCTCTCCTCTCTGGGTTAGCCACTCATCTCGGTTTATGATATCATAAAACATGCAGAATACAATATATTGTATTCTGCATTTTGGATAGGATATTTTTTATGCGCCAGCTGCTGTCGATGTACGGCCGCAGATGGTTATGGTATCCTATGTCTGGAATTTTTACGGGTCTACCTTGAGATGAATAACAAACCCAGCGCGTGAGGTGTTAAAAATGCCGATTCCTCGAAATTTAGACCGTCTGCCACGATTGTCGGTGCGGGATAAAGTGCTTGTCCAGCTCCAACAGTGGATTATTGACGGAACCCTCCAACCGGAAGAAAAACTGAACGATGTTGAACTGGCCGACGCACTGCAAGTCAGTCGCACGCCGATTCGTGAAGCTCTACAAATTTTGGAGTTACAAGGATTTGTTGAACTGATTCCAGGGAAAGCGACACGCGTCACGCCTATCGATTCGCACGATGTATTTAAAATTTATCCACCGTTAGCCTTGTTAGAAGCCTTAAATGCGCAGGACGCAACGTCTCGGATTCGACCCGACATAATTGAAGAACTCAAACACGTCAATCGCGGGTTACGACAAGCTCTCGACCAACGGAATTCCTGGCAGGCACTAGAATGGGATCGGCAGTTTCACGCCCTTATTGCGGAGGCCGCCGACAATCCCTATGTCACATCATTTACCACCCTTTTGCACATGCATGCCAGTCGGCTCAAATACCGGTTTTTTCAACACCTGGTGTTGCCCGCGTATACCTCCGTCGATGAACACACGCTGATCATCCAGGCTTTAGAAGACAAGAATGCCGAAATGGCCAGCGCGATTATGAAAAAAAATTGGTTACGCCCCATGGAGGAATTGGCCAAAAGTTTGGTGACCACCTAATTTTCAGTCATTGTCCAGGATTCGTTCCTATTGGAAGCCGGACTAGGTCGTCACCTGATGAAGCTGAGAGCTTGGCAATCCCACTTCAAGAAGTGTTGATTAATCAAGAAATGAGGGAATCGGAATGCACTTTCCCCAGTTAGCTGTATCCCAACACCTCCAAGCATGGCCCCAGCCCCCCTCGCCCGCTATCGGGTGGGGTTTAACCCATCGCCTTAGCCGTCGTCTCTGGAGTGCGACCCATATCGATTGGATCCCTGTGCTATGGTCAGAACGAAGAGCATGGCAGTATTGGGGTCAGTGGGAGTATACGGCCTTATTTTTGGATCGCCGGTTAGACCGCATTTGGACGCAATTTCCTGAGTTGCATGTTATGGGCGGTCCGGGCCATGAACGGGTTTTACACGAAGCCTGGGCCATTGAATACGTGCTGGGGTGCGGTTTTTAAGTTCACAGTCTTTGAAACTGAAGCGGCTCCACTCTCGTTGGATTAGCTGGAGTGCTAGTTCAAGCCAAGACCGTCAACCTCATACCCTTTTAGGAACGTCTCGGATTTCGTCGCCAAGGACAGTTCTTGAATCTCTTCATTCCGATGCAACAAGTTCGGAAATCGGTAACCATGGAGAGCGAAAGCGATAAACAAGGCCTATAGTCCTTCCTTGACACTTCCCACGCTTAAAGACAGGGATTTTAAGAGGTGGTTGGTTATCTGAATACCTTCACCCGTAATACGAATGCAGGTAAAAGATATTCTTTCGGACTAAGATCCCAGCCCCCTTTCTAAAATGCACCAGTGTTCCGACATCGGAACACTGGTGATTCGCACTAAAATCTTCTCGATAAATGTTTTCTGATACCCATTCTAGTAACCCTTACCATAACGAGGCGAATCCAACACAGAGTGTATATTCCTATTAATAATTACACGAAGAACTACATCAATCATATTGTATTTATATTTATGTTTAAGAATGATAAAAAAGTATCATTGAGTACGTGTCTAAAATGTTCCGACGTCGGAACACCTGCATAGTGCTGAAAATAGCGAAAAAGTTGTGACACATTAGATTTTGAATCCCAAAATATATTTTTGGTACATAACATTGAATGAATAACTAAAATATTTTACTTTAAAATGGAAATCATCAATTAAAATAGCGTAAAGTAGCGTGACCAAATTCTTTCAATGGCGAAAAGAAAGCGGACAACCTTGCCTAGCGGAGTGGTAATAGACGTTTTAGGATGCTGATAATACAAGTGGAATTAACCTTCGTTATCGATCAATAGCACGCATATCCAGGGTGTTCCGATATCGGAACACCCTGGATAGCAAGCACAGTCCCATTCCGGAACCCGGAGGTATTAATTTGGCGTAGATTCCTATTTATTTCTTTTTGCATCCTTGCGATTGTTAATTATTTATTGACCCCAATAGTATCAGTATGAAAACATTGCAAGTACTTTCGATACAACCGGGTGTTCCGACGTCGGAACACCCGGTAACACACCGTGCGGAAACAATGATTTGCTAGTATATGAGCCTGGGTCATAACTTCAACGGAATATTGGCAGGGTTCCCCCGCCTAGACCTAACACGGGCAGGCGGCGGGAGGAATGCCGTGCCGCATTACCATCTCGCATACGCCACGCTGTCCACCAGCAAGCGCATGGATCGCGTCAGTAAGCGAACCTTGGATGGGACAAATTGCCCGACGCGATGCCAACGGGCATCGGAGACAGACAGTTTCTTTTGTGTAGGGGTATTGGTATAACCCGAGATATAGCCCCGTACGGTGCACCCAACTTTGGTTGCTTCGACGAGATCGCCTTTCCGCACGCCCCCGCGGGGTGGTTGTCCCACCAAACCGTTCGCTGCGGCCTCCGCGGATCGGATCTTGGTCATGAAGCGCTCGGCGAAAGAGCTGCGGTCGCTGAATCACCGCAAACGCGCGGGAGCCATGCGACAGATGCCCTCCCACCTCTAGCCGTGATCGCCATTTTTGTCGTAAAAGGGCACATAGCGGAGAAAATGGCTGCCAGCCAACATCATCCCATCGATGGCGTGACTGGCCGGAGACCATTCGGCTTTTTGAGGCGTTTTCTGGAGACCTAACACGAACCGAAGATGCGCGGTTTCCCACCCGTGCCGGGGTTCGATGGGCCAACGGAAGCGGACCATTTGCCGCTGTTGGCCCACCATGACCGGACTAAAAGATCGATTGCCTTGAGCTTCTACGCCTTCATACACGACGTGCGTAATCGGGTAAATCTTTGCCAGTTACTCCACGATGCGCCATCCGAGGTCGCGATTGGCCTTGATACTAGAAGGGACTTGGTGACCAGTGCAATGAAAAAAGCGAACGGGACGTTGCGGTGTTCTTGCGGTAACGCCGAAATCGACGGGATTGTTGCCGACTCGTCATCCGTTGCTTGACAATGGGAATTGGCAGCAGCAAGTGCCCCATCCATAGGGTGGCCTATGGGGTTTGCACTCCAACACGGAGTACCGCTTGTCCGGCTCGATTCCAACGGTATGTCCCAAGCGTTCTGCTCCGGAGGGGCGCGAGCGCCCGCACCAGGTGTCATCTGGGGATGATACGATACGGCCTGCGTGTACAAGGTCGATGGGACGTCGCAAGGCAAATACTCCGCAAGGAGGAGGACTATCCTCAATAAGAATTGCTGTCGTTTCTATGCATGGAACTCCCCTGAGTCCCACGACTCCCGCCAAGGCCCGCAAGCTCCTTCGTCGCGGTGAGACCATGCCCAAGCGGGATAAGCTCGGCACATTTTATCTCCAACTTATCCCGCCGGTCGGGACCGTGATTTCCCATGACACGGTCGCCCTGGCGTTCGTCCTGCGCGGCCGCTGCCGGACAACGTCCGGCGGTCTAGTGCAATGCTTGCGCCGGGAAAGTCTCTCCCCAAGCCCCCAGCCAGGACCGTCAGCGCAGGTGGTCATTGACGCGCGTGTTTTTCTATCTATATCATCAATTTATATTGTTTATATTATTTTTAACACAATTAATCATAAATAATATTCCTTCAAATAGCCATTTGTCAAATCCACCTTCTTTTATAGAAATCAGATATGTATATTGTTTTCCAACCACCACAAGTTTGATAATGCTTTTTCAAATTAGGGAATTGACAAAATGCGGATCGCTCTCAACCAAAAGAACCCGTCATTTGTTTCGCCCCAAGTGTTCCGACATCGGAACACTTGGGGCTGTATACGAATTCGCAGCCCGTTATCGAATCTGAAAACTTGAAATATCTTCAACAGGGGTGTTCCGATGTCGGAACACCCTCAAATCTAACCCCGAATAAACCGCATGCACCCACAAGACGTGCAATAGACCGTATAGTCCTATTATGCCGCACAACAAGCAGGAAAACGCAGAACAGATCGCGAATAGAGATAAGAAGCATTCAACAATCGAGGAGGATCCTTATGGCGAATACGACCAAAGATTATTACACCGTCACCGATGTGGCGGAGTTGCTCGCTATCAGTCCTGATACTGTACGCCGCCTGTTAGCCAACGGCCAGATGCCTGGCGTCAAAATTTCTCCGCGTATTTGGCGTATTCCTGTGGCCGCATTTCAGACCTGGTTAACCGATCGAGGCAATCAGGAGGGAAAAGCTCTATGACGTCTGTGCTCCAAGCCATCCCGAATACGATTTCGATGGCTAGCGTCCCGTTACCCGAACATCCCATCGTGTGGAGCGCTTATGCTGTCAAAGGCGGCATTGGTAAAAGTACGTTAACGGCCAATATTGCCTTTACGCTGCGCGTTCTTAACCCCATGTACCGTGTTTGCGTAGTCAACGCCGATAGCACGCGCGTCGTCCAACAATGTTTGGGCATCGGACGAGACCAACAGGAATTAACGCAGGACCTCTATGATGTACTGCAAGGTGCTGTCGATTGGCCATCCGTGCGTGTAGCGTCGCCCTTTGGCGTGGACGTCATCCCGTTAGGTCCTAATCGACACGAAGCTGCACGGGAACTCAATTCGAAAGCCGTTCAGACCTTAGTCCGGAACCTGATGGATCATTATGATGTCGTGTTGATTGACTTACATCCCGGCGCCCAAGCTCTGATTCCCTGGTTAGGCGTGATTCAGAGTGTGCTCCTACCCGTCACCTTGAATGCTAGTGGAGTCGAAGCGGTCCTCGATACCGTGGATGATTTGCAGACTTGGCGACGTCAAGGGTTAAGTATTCCCGATATCGCCGGCGTCGTCATTAACAAATGGGACGGCCGAATGCGTATCGCGAAAAATTGGTTGGATCAATTGGAGCGCGTTCTGCCTCATGAATGGATTTATCCTTGGGCCATTCGCAATACCACGGCCATCGAACATGCCGAGACAGCATGGCAGCCGATTTTACGAGAATCTTCGGCAAGTGCGCAAGAAGTCGGCCGAGCCCTCCAATTGATTACACAAAGGTGGTTGACCTATGCTTTCGCGCGATAATACCGTCAAAATGCTTAGAGAATTTGTCGAGTTAGTTCTGGATGACACCACACGTCGCCAATTAGCACAAACGTGGGCCATCACGGACGCCGATATGGTGACTCCACGACGGTTTGCGACAACAGTGGTCACACACCATCGTGAGCAGTTACTCCAGGCTATTGCCGAAAACGATCGGCTAGATACACAGTGGAAGGCCTATCAAAATGATGGCTTGGCAGGGGTGCAAGCGTTGTGGGAATCGGAACGTCGTATCCGTCGTCAGACCAACAAGACACACATCGCGGCAGCTCGATCCATTGGGGCACCAGCGCCATCCCTGGACCGGGAACCCGCGATCACCCTGCCGAAAAGCACCGTGACAACGCTCGAAGCCGTGGAAGCCGTTGTGCATGCCCCGATTCAAGAATTGCCACTTGATACAATTGTGGTCCGGGATGTCAATGTTCGATTAAACATCGAGGATGATCCGACGTTTGCGGAATTAGTGACCAGTATCGAACAGCATGGACTCCTGCAACCCGTGGTCGTCACCTCTGATGGAAACAACTCCGGGCAATGGCGCCTCTTAGCGGGCGAACGCCGCTATCGCGCGGTGAAGAATTTGGGATGGAGAACGATTTTAGCCCGAATTGTTGATGTCCCGGAAAGTGCATGGAAAATCGTGATGTTAACCGAAAATGTGCAGCGCCAGGATCTGGCCCCATGGGAAGAAGCGTTAGGCTATCAACAACTCCTCGACACAGGCTTATCTTTGCGTCAATTAGCGAAACAACTCCATAAATCACCCGCTTATTTATCGGGCTTACTAAAATTGATTCGCAATCCCCTGATTCGAGAGGCCATGCGAGATCATCGGTTGGACACGCGATCTTTGGCTCTCGAACTGGCGCCGCTTATTGATGTGGAGGGTCACGAAAAAATCCCCAATACCCTGGAACCGGTTTTACAGTTTATCGCGGCTAAACGGCCTACGGTCACACAATTGCGCGAGCATATTACGGAACGTCTCGCCGCTCCCTCGCCCCTGACCAGGGAGGCCTCGCCACCGCAAAAGCCCCGGGCAGCGCGCGGAAGTTTTTTGAAAAAAGAAGTGGCGCGATTAGAAGAAATTCAGAAAACCCGAATTACCCGGCTGTCCCCGGAGGAATTGGCGGTCTTGGCTGATTTATATGATCGCACCGCCCGAGCTCTCCGAGAACGGCTGGAGGGTCCACCCCTCCCAACAAACGAGTCTCCCTCGGACTAGTCTTTTGGAACATCACCCCTGGGGAGTGTTCCGATATCGGAACACTCCCCCCTCTATGATGTGCGATCGCCAATTACCGATGGTTTCCTAAGCGCCCAACCG
This genomic interval from Sulfobacillus thermosulfidooxidans DSM 9293 contains the following:
- a CDS encoding EamA family transporter, with the protein product MSLPTPMASVSKLARRTSRQPSATTGRLMVLVGASFWGLSGTVAQILFASYHVRPGTLVAERLILAGGLLLMMEFIRGNARPVVEIWRESSARRDLIVFGMLGMLGVQLTYFLAIRHGNAATATLLQYLGPVVLIVYTSWRSWKIPTAPQMTATALAILGTALLVTNGTFTSLTVSRSGVVWGVSSAVALAFYTLFPRQLLKTYGASVVTGWGMLIGGMGASVYYHPWAHLESLMSLQVDLLTLFVVIFGTFFAFYLYMDSLRLISPAQASLLSCAEPLSAALVSIVWLHVHMGMVGVIGATCIIGAVVVLSLTK
- a CDS encoding GntR family transcriptional regulator; the encoded protein is MPIPRNLDRLPRLSVRDKVLVQLQQWIIDGTLQPEEKLNDVELADALQVSRTPIREALQILELQGFVELIPGKATRVTPIDSHDVFKIYPPLALLEALNAQDATSRIRPDIIEELKHVNRGLRQALDQRNSWQALEWDRQFHALIAEAADNPYVTSFTTLLHMHASRLKYRFFQHLVLPAYTSVDEHTLIIQALEDKNAEMASAIMKKNWLRPMEELAKSLVTT
- a CDS encoding helix-turn-helix transcriptional regulator, producing MANTTKDYYTVTDVAELLAISPDTVRRLLANGQMPGVKISPRIWRIPVAAFQTWLTDRGNQEGKAL
- a CDS encoding ParA family protein; protein product: MTSVLQAIPNTISMASVPLPEHPIVWSAYAVKGGIGKSTLTANIAFTLRVLNPMYRVCVVNADSTRVVQQCLGIGRDQQELTQDLYDVLQGAVDWPSVRVASPFGVDVIPLGPNRHEAARELNSKAVQTLVRNLMDHYDVVLIDLHPGAQALIPWLGVIQSVLLPVTLNASGVEAVLDTVDDLQTWRRQGLSIPDIAGVVINKWDGRMRIAKNWLDQLERVLPHEWIYPWAIRNTTAIEHAETAWQPILRESSASAQEVGRALQLITQRWLTYAFAR
- a CDS encoding ParB/RepB/Spo0J family partition protein; the encoded protein is MLSRDNTVKMLREFVELVLDDTTRRQLAQTWAITDADMVTPRRFATTVVTHHREQLLQAIAENDRLDTQWKAYQNDGLAGVQALWESERRIRRQTNKTHIAAARSIGAPAPSLDREPAITLPKSTVTTLEAVEAVVHAPIQELPLDTIVVRDVNVRLNIEDDPTFAELVTSIEQHGLLQPVVVTSDGNNSGQWRLLAGERRYRAVKNLGWRTILARIVDVPESAWKIVMLTENVQRQDLAPWEEALGYQQLLDTGLSLRQLAKQLHKSPAYLSGLLKLIRNPLIREAMRDHRLDTRSLALELAPLIDVEGHEKIPNTLEPVLQFIAAKRPTVTQLREHITERLAAPSPLTREASPPQKPRAARGSFLKKEVARLEEIQKTRITRLSPEELAVLADLYDRTARALRERLEGPPLPTNESPSD